In Candidatus Vicinibacter proximus, the genomic stretch TTGATTTAAAATTTTCTAAAATAATTTAATTTTTGAATTCATATAAAACGCTAAAATAGGCAAGTCTTCCTACTAATGGTCCCCCATAGGTTTGATAAGATTTTTGATTAAAGACATTTGATGCGCCAATTTTAAAAGTCAAATCTCTGGGCTTCCAATTCCAATTAATTTGTGCATCCGTGAGATTGTAGCTTGGTATGTATCCAGTAAATTGCGGAGAGCCTTCAAATTGAAAACCTTGAATCCATTTATAGTTGACATTAAATCCAATGTTTTTTACACCAAATAAAACTAAATCCCTGGCACTGATTCCAATGTTGTATTTATTTTCCGGTGTGTTAAATGCAGGAATAATCGGATCATCAGATTGTGTATTCAAAACATTCCAGGAATAATTTCCTTTGAGTACATATTTTTCTCTGAAAAAATAATTTGCCCCAATTGAAAAACCCTGAGAAGTTACAATATCTGAAGCATTTGATGAAATACGATATGCCTGCACTGTTGTTGGTAAAGCAGAACCTTGAGGAATAAAGGCATCTACCCCAAGTTGATAACCAATAAAATCCTTGTATCTGCTAAAGTAGTAACCCATGTCTAAAAACAAACTATTGAATAATGTGGTACGGTAACCCATTTCAAATGTTTTAACTTGTTCTGGACGGATAGGAGGTACATCAAAATACACCAGTGTGTCTCTTAATCCACTATTCAGGAAATCCACAAATGACGGTACGGTGATAAGATTATTGATTCCATTGATGTTTCCCCTGAGAATAGCTCTACCTACATTATAATTCAAATACTGATCTGTCAATGTAGGATTTCTAATTGCAGAAGAAAAAGAAATGCGTAAATAATTATTTCTTGAGGGCTGATAAACTACTGAAGCTGCGGGAGAAAATAAATAATTAAAATTTTGATGCTTATCCATTCTGGCAGTAATATTCAGCTTTAATTTGTTCTCTAAAAAAGAAAAAGTGGGTCCAAAATAAATCCCCCATTCATGTGTCTTTATATCTGCATTTCCAGTGTCCAACAGAATTGATCCTTTGGAATTTGGCAAATACAGTCGGCCGCTAAACCCTGCAGTTATGTCAAGATCTGATACCCAATCATTGGTAAGTAAATCCTTGAAAACATATTCTCCTTGACTATGCACCAATGCAGAATGATCGTAAAATCTAGTACCCCCTTCAGAATTTGCAAGTCGAGAAGTGATATCCGCAAATGCCGAATCAAAAGCCCCTGTACCGGGTTGATAAAAAGCATTTGTTTTGATGATTGCATTTGGCAAATTAGCGACATCTTGCGCTTGCGCGTGCCAAACGACTAAGGAATCGGTAATTCCTGAAGTAAAATTATCGATCGCAGATTTATATTCATTCGGTCTACCAAGGTAATCTGATATTTTTGGATAACCTTCCATTGCACGTATCTTGGGGGCAATATTCACAGACCAAAAATTGCTATAGGCAGTTAACCAACTAAAATTATTACTAGCTCTTTGTTGAAGTTGCAAAGCAGTGAAATAAGGATCATAAGAATCACCAGCATCTTCATGTGTTGCGTAAAATCTTAAAAAATAATTGTCTTTTTTTATCAACTCTAATCGATGTTGGTAAAATTTAATATTTTTCAAACTAAATCTGTTATCCCCCTGAAAAACTGTTGTGCCACCGCCAAAACCTGAAGACAAAATAATTTCAGGTGAATCAAAACTACGGCCCGGATTTAATCTCCAATGAATTGCCAGATTTGTCTTAATATTATAGGAATTATAATCCACCAAATCTTTTTCCCGGTAACCTTTACGATGAAAAATATTTAATCCCGGATAAGTAATTAAAGCACTTCTAAAATCAAAATCAGATTGATATTCATCCCCATAGATATTTACTGCATCGTATCCCCCCGGATTACTTTTTTTGGAAATAGACTCATAGACTGGTTCTGTATTGTCGGCTACCCAATCGTTTGCTCTGAAGTAGAAAAAATTAAGTTTATAGGCAAATACATCTTTTCCTTTTTTATTTCTAAAAGATTCAGCCCATCTAACTCCTCCCTCAAATAAATTTCTTTCCCCAATTTTGCTAAAAGCAGAAAGTCCTTTGTGAAGAAATGGACTTTTAGTCTCCATGCTAATTACCCCATTAAAAGCATTAGGCCCATAGAAAGCAGAACTCGCGCCGACTATTAAGTCTACTTTTAAAACATCCAATTCGGAAGCGCCCAAAAAGTTTCCAAGTGAAAAATTTAACCCTGGGGATTGATTATCTACGCCATCGATCAATTGCAAAGAACGCACTGGATTCGTGCTGTTAAATCCCCTTGTATTAATTATTGTAAAGCCAAGACTGGCAGTAGTCAGGTCGACATCTTTGAGGCTTCCCAAACCTGAATAAAAATTTGCAGCGGGTGTTTCCTTTATTGCCAAAAGGTCCATGGATTCAACAGTAAGTGGCGAGGATTTTTGCTTATCACTTATTCTCTGGCCCGTAATTTCAACCACTTCAATTTGAATAGACTCTTCCTCCATATTAACGTTTACAGATTTATTTGCTTCTGCGTATTGAAACTCGATTGAAGCATAACCACTATAACGAAATTCGAGAATCAGTGGAAGCGTTAGTGAAGTCTTCAAAACGAAAGCACCCTCATAATCTGAAATAGTTCCCTCCGATGAGCCTTTAATGATCACTGTAGCACCTATCAATGGTTCTCCGGATTTAGCATCCCGCAACACTCCTTTTACAATATTTTGACCTTGAAGTGAATCTATAGAATTGATTAATAACCCAATAAAAATTAAATATAATTTTAATATTTTAAAATTATTCAGATTGGCCATTTCGTTGATTTGTAGAATATTATTGGTTTCTAATGCAAATTGAGAAAATTAAGAGAAACCACCAAATCTTTAAGTTAAATTTTTAAATGTTTATCCAATTAAACACATTAAACATTTAAATAATATATAAAAAGCAATAAAAAACAAATCATTTATGTCTATTATGCCGAATGTAAACCGCAATTTTCATAATTTGCAAGAAAAACAATAATGGATTTCTACCAATTAGGTTTTTGGTAATCATTCTCTCGCAAATTGAATATAAAAATAAATAAACACGATCCAACTTAAAATGCTCTAACCGGACAATCATTTTTTCTAATGGAGTGCCAATTCCCTGGCCTATTTTTTTTAAATATTGAAGGTTGCTAATAGCCTGATTGGATTTACTCAGAAAAACAATCGATTCTTCAAGTCCATTGTGGATTACAGGATTATCCATATGGCTGATATTAATTCTATTCTGCAGCAAAAGCCTTGCCCATAAAGTATCTTCATGGCCATACTTATGTAAAGATTGGTCGAATGGAAATTGTTGGATTATGACTTTCGGAACCAAAAAATTATTAGAATGAAAGGAAAGATAAGGATTTAAATTTCTAATTTCGGATGATTTTGATTCTACTCTTGTGCCATATTTCCAATGTAATAAATAGTTATAATTTTCAGGTGGAGATTCATTGTACGTTCTACCTCCTGAATAAACTATGGCAGGATCCAGAAAAGGCAGGTAATTTAGAACAAAATCAGAATTCAATAAAAGGCTGTCCCCATCCAAATAAAGCAAATAAGGATATTTTGCCATCTGTGCCAAAGTATTCCTCACCAAAGATCTGCCACCATTCTTTGGGAGCATTACATATCTAATTTTTTGATCATCTTCAATGGTTTTATTTATTTCCTGATAATATGCACTTGATCCATCGTCCATGGCAATAATTTCAAATTCAATACCAGCTTTTAAAAAAGCAGAAGTTAAGTCAGACACCAATTTTCTGACATCTTCATTATAAACCGTTATTAATCCCGAAATCACTGTATAAAAGTAGTAGATTTTATCATAATTCCGAAAACAAGATTTACTATTTCCAACATTCAAATGTTCTTCTTTCGTTAACCAAATTGCGTTAAATCTGTTTACTTTGCATTTGCTATATCATTTCTATGAAACCAACAGAAAATTATCAAAACCACATTGTTGAAGCTGAGGAGGACAAAAGATTGGCAGACATTGCCCGAGATGTATATTCACAAAAAAGAATTTCCACAGAGGATGCGATTTACCTTTATGAAAATGCTTCACTTTCCTTTCTCGGTGTATTGGCAAACGAAATCAAATCCAAAAAACATGGAGACAAAGTTTTTTTCAACCGAAATTTTCATGTGGAGCCTACAAATATTTGTGTTTATTCCTGTAGTTTTTGTTCTTATTCAAGGTTAATAAAACAACGAAGCCAGGGATGGGAATATACTCATGACGAAATCATGGATATAATAAAATCCTTTGATGATAAGGAAGTTACCGAGGTTCACATTGTTGGGGGTGTTATGCCTCAATATGATATGGCTTTTTACACAAAGTTGTTTCGTGCCATAAAAAAACACCGACCAGGTCTTCATCTCAAAGCCCTTACCCCGGTTGAATATCACTATGTATTTAAGAAAGCTAAGCTTTCCTATGAAGAAGGAATGGCTGAAATTAAAGCTTCCGGAGTTGATTCCTTACCAGGAGGAGGTGCTGAGATTTTCAATGAAGAAATCAGGGAGCAAATCGCCGGGGGAAAATGCAGCTCTGATGAATGGCTAAAAATTCATGAAATTTGGCATCAACTTGGGATGAAATCCAACGCAACCATACTTTATGGGCATATCGAAACCTACACACACAGGGTGGATCACATGGACAGGTTAAGAAAACTTCAGGACAAGACTGGTGGCTTTCAGACCTTTATTCCTTTAAAGTTCCGAAATCAGGACAATGAGATGTCCCATTTACCAGAGGTTACCATTATAGAAGATTTACGTAATTATGCCATTTCGAGAATTTTTCTGGATAATTTTGATCACATTAAAGCATACTGGCCAATGTTAGGGAGAAATCAGGCGCAGTTATCTTTAAGCTTTGGTGTTGACGACATTGATGGCACCATAGATGACACCACAAAAATCTATTCTATGGCCGGATCAGAAGAAAAGTCGCCATCTTTATCCACCCATCAACTGGTAAAATTAATTAAATCGGTGCATAAAACACCAATTGAAAGGGACTCACTTTACCATGAGCTTAAGGACTACAGTGAGATACAATTTGAAGCTGAAAATGAATTCAGAGGATATTTAGATTTACCTGTTTTGTAATTCATGCATCCGAAGGAAGTATATTTTATCAGACACGGGGAAACCGAGCAAAACAAACTTGGTATTGTTCAAGGCAGTGGTATAGATTCCGATTTAAATAAATTAGGATTAATTCAGGGAAAAGCTTTTCACACAAATTTTCTCGATAAAGAATTTGATGTGGCAATTTCTTCTGACATGAAAAGGGCATATCAGACCATTCAATTTTTTGAAAATCATAAACTGGTTATTGAAAGAGACCCCAGAATAAAAGAAATTTGTTGGGGTGAGCATGAGGGAAAACAAGGCGATCCGGAATTATTGACCAAGTATTATAAAATTATTGAAAGTTGGAAATCGGGTGATTATCATGTCAGTGCACTATTTGGTGAAAGTGCAGCTGAAATGGAAGCTAGATTAATTGAATTTCTAAATGACCTTGAATTCAGAGAAGCCAGAAGAGTGCTTGTTTGCACACACGGGAGGACATTGCGAGCGTTGGTATGTAAATTAAAGAATTGGCCATTGTCCAGAATGGAAGAAATAGAACATTCCAACACAGGCTTGTACCATTGTATTTACGATGGAAAATCATGGGAAATAATTAAAGAAAACTATCTTGGACATCTTAATGGAATCTAATCATACTTACAGATTAATATCGGTCGAATATCTTAACGCACTTCCAT encodes the following:
- a CDS encoding TonB-dependent receptor, translating into MANLNNFKILKLYLIFIGLLINSIDSLQGQNIVKGVLRDAKSGEPLIGATVIIKGSSEGTISDYEGAFVLKTSLTLPLILEFRYSGYASIEFQYAEANKSVNVNMEEESIQIEVVEITGQRISDKQKSSPLTVESMDLLAIKETPAANFYSGLGSLKDVDLTTASLGFTIINTRGFNSTNPVRSLQLIDGVDNQSPGLNFSLGNFLGASELDVLKVDLIVGASSAFYGPNAFNGVISMETKSPFLHKGLSAFSKIGERNLFEGGVRWAESFRNKKGKDVFAYKLNFFYFRANDWVADNTEPVYESISKKSNPGGYDAVNIYGDEYQSDFDFRSALITYPGLNIFHRKGYREKDLVDYNSYNIKTNLAIHWRLNPGRSFDSPEIILSSGFGGGTTVFQGDNRFSLKNIKFYQHRLELIKKDNYFLRFYATHEDAGDSYDPYFTALQLQQRASNNFSWLTAYSNFWSVNIAPKIRAMEGYPKISDYLGRPNEYKSAIDNFTSGITDSLVVWHAQAQDVANLPNAIIKTNAFYQPGTGAFDSAFADITSRLANSEGGTRFYDHSALVHSQGEYVFKDLLTNDWVSDLDITAGFSGRLYLPNSKGSILLDTGNADIKTHEWGIYFGPTFSFLENKLKLNITARMDKHQNFNYLFSPAASVVYQPSRNNYLRISFSSAIRNPTLTDQYLNYNVGRAILRGNINGINNLITVPSFVDFLNSGLRDTLVYFDVPPIRPEQVKTFEMGYRTTLFNSLFLDMGYYFSRYKDFIGYQLGVDAFIPQGSALPTTVQAYRISSNASDIVTSQGFSIGANYFFREKYVLKGNYSWNVLNTQSDDPIIPAFNTPENKYNIGISARDLVLFGVKNIGFNVNYKWIQGFQFEGSPQFTGYIPSYNLTDAQINWNWKPRDLTFKIGASNVFNQKSYQTYGGPLVGRLAYFSVLYEFKN
- a CDS encoding glycosyltransferase translates to MNVGNSKSCFRNYDKIYYFYTVISGLITVYNEDVRKLVSDLTSAFLKAGIEFEIIAMDDGSSAYYQEINKTIEDDQKIRYVMLPKNGGRSLVRNTLAQMAKYPYLLYLDGDSLLLNSDFVLNYLPFLDPAIVYSGGRTYNESPPENYNYLLHWKYGTRVESKSSEIRNLNPYLSFHSNNFLVPKVIIQQFPFDQSLHKYGHEDTLWARLLLQNRINISHMDNPVIHNGLEESIVFLSKSNQAISNLQYLKKIGQGIGTPLEKMIVRLEHFKLDRVYLFLYSICERMITKNLIGRNPLLFFLQIMKIAVYIRHNRHK
- the mqnE gene encoding aminofutalosine synthase MqnE — its product is MKPTENYQNHIVEAEEDKRLADIARDVYSQKRISTEDAIYLYENASLSFLGVLANEIKSKKHGDKVFFNRNFHVEPTNICVYSCSFCSYSRLIKQRSQGWEYTHDEIMDIIKSFDDKEVTEVHIVGGVMPQYDMAFYTKLFRAIKKHRPGLHLKALTPVEYHYVFKKAKLSYEEGMAEIKASGVDSLPGGGAEIFNEEIREQIAGGKCSSDEWLKIHEIWHQLGMKSNATILYGHIETYTHRVDHMDRLRKLQDKTGGFQTFIPLKFRNQDNEMSHLPEVTIIEDLRNYAISRIFLDNFDHIKAYWPMLGRNQAQLSLSFGVDDIDGTIDDTTKIYSMAGSEEKSPSLSTHQLVKLIKSVHKTPIERDSLYHELKDYSEIQFEAENEFRGYLDLPVL
- a CDS encoding histidine phosphatase family protein; translated protein: MHPKEVYFIRHGETEQNKLGIVQGSGIDSDLNKLGLIQGKAFHTNFLDKEFDVAISSDMKRAYQTIQFFENHKLVIERDPRIKEICWGEHEGKQGDPELLTKYYKIIESWKSGDYHVSALFGESAAEMEARLIEFLNDLEFREARRVLVCTHGRTLRALVCKLKNWPLSRMEEIEHSNTGLYHCIYDGKSWEIIKENYLGHLNGI